A segment of the Vibrio parahaemolyticus genome:
GTCTTTCTCCAACTGATCCAAAATCGCTTGCTGCAATGTTGCGCATTCTCCATCAAGTAGGCGAGGTGGTGGCGAATCAGGTACATCAAGGTGCAGTGCTTGAGCAGGCGTGCCTTGCAACACATAGAGTTGGTGTGCCAATCGCACTGCTTCTTGTGGATCGTGCGTAATCAAGACAACGGTTTTGTCCTTTAGTAACTCGGCAGAGAGAGTTTGCAATTTGTGGCGAGTCACGGCGTCCAATGCTGAGAAAGGTTCATCCATCAAAACCAAAGGCTTGTCTTGCATCAGAGTGCGAGCAAGGGCTACGCGCTGTCGCATACCTCCAGAGAGTTGAGCGGGTTTGGCGTAAGCGTAATCTGCCAACCCAACGTGCTCTAACAAGTTGAGAGCGCGTTGTTTCTCATCCGCTGAATTTGAGTAGGCGTGAGAAAAGCGCGAGCTGAGGCAGACGTTATCCAGCACGTTAAGCCACGGTAGCAATAAATCCTGCTGAGCCATGTAAGCGACACGGTCATGCAGTGCGGCGCCATCGGTTGTGATGAGTTCGCCATGCCAGTCAACTTGGTCATCCAGTAGGCCAGCTAAGTAACGCAATATCGTGGTTTTTCCGCAGCCACTTCGCCCGAGTAATACCGTCCATCGACCGATAGGAATGACCATGTTCACTTTCGCTAAAGTCGGTGTTTGGCTGTCTTTGTATTGCAAACTGGCGTCGGAAAGCTGAATGCCAATCGCGTTAGCGAACATAGGTATGACCCGCAAAGAAGTGATGTACTGGTCCGTGACCTTTCCCCACTTCCAATTCATCCGCATGAGCGATGGCTTGGCTGATGTACTGTTTTCCTAAATGCACAGCTTTGTGCAGGTTGTTGCCTTGACCAAGGTAAGACGCAATAGCGGAAGACAGTGTACAGCCCGTACCGTGGGTGTTTTGGGTCGGAAAACGCTTGGCGCTGATTAACTCGACACTGTTTTGCATGATCAGCAGATCGTTGCTGTTTTCATCTTCTACAAGGTGACCGCCTTTGAGCAGAATGGCTTTGGCACCAAGCGCACGAAGGTCGTCAATCATGTCACTCATTTCTGCCTCAGATTGAGGTACAGGCTTACCTGTCAGTGCTGCACCCTCTGGCAGGTTAGGAGTGATGATGTCTGCCAGAGGAATTAGTTCTTCTTTTAATGTGCTGATTGCTGATTGCTCAAGTAGCAAATCGCCGCTGGTGGCGACCATGACGGGATCTATCACAAGATGTTTAGGCTGGTACTGTCTGATCTTGCTGGCCACCACTTTGATGATGTTCGAATCCGCCAGCATGCCGACTTTTACCGCCACAATATTGAGATCGGTAAACACCGCATCGAGTTGGCTTTCAACGTGATCAAGTGGGATAGGGAAAATGGCAGAAACGCCTTGTGTGTTTTGCGAAGTGATGGCGGTAATGACCGAGCATG
Coding sequences within it:
- a CDS encoding ABC transporter ATP-binding protein, which translates into the protein MFANAIGIQLSDASLQYKDSQTPTLAKVNMVIPIGRWTVLLGRSGCGKTTILRYLAGLLDDQVDWHGELITTDGAALHDRVAYMAQQDLLLPWLNVLDNVCLSSRFSHAYSNSADEKQRALNLLEHVGLADYAYAKPAQLSGGMRQRVALARTLMQDKPLVLMDEPFSALDAVTRHKLQTLSAELLKDKTVVLITHDPQEAVRLAHQLYVLQGTPAQALHLDVPDSPPPRLLDGECATLQQAILDQLEKDYE
- the thiD gene encoding bifunctional hydroxymethylpyrimidine kinase/phosphomethylpyrimidine kinase yields the protein MTQQSQPYSHQTPALPTPIVLTIAGSDSGGGAGIQADIKAMSATGSFACSVITAITSQNTQGVSAIFPIPLDHVESQLDAVFTDLNIVAVKVGMLADSNIIKVVASKIRQYQPKHLVIDPVMVATSGDLLLEQSAISTLKEELIPLADIITPNLPEGAALTGKPVPQSEAEMSDMIDDLRALGAKAILLKGGHLVEDENSNDLLIMQNSVELISAKRFPTQNTHGTGCTLSSAIASYLGQGNNLHKAVHLGKQYISQAIAHADELEVGKGHGPVHHFFAGHTYVR